The window CAGGTACAGCGCGGCCTGGTTCGGCGAGGCGCTCAGGGAGACCTGCGCGTAGACGGAGGCGAAGAAGAACACGGGGACGAAGGCCGTCATCGCGAAGAACAGCACGAGGGAGTCGACGGTGAACGCCCGGTCGCGGAAGACCCGCAGGGTGATGAGGGGCTCGGCCACCCCGAGCTCGTACCGGCAGAACACCGCGAGCACGGCGAGGCCGCCCACGATGCAGGCCCAGGTGGCCGCGCTGCTCCAGCCCCACGCCGAGGCCTGCTGGAAGCCGAGCACGCTCAGCCCCATCCCGACGGCGACGAGGACCGCGCCGGGTACGTCGAGCCGCTCGCGCCTGCGTTCCTCGGGGATGCGGGCCAGGGCGGCGAGGACCAGTGCGACGACGGCGACCGGCACGTTCACCCAGAAGATCGCGCGCCACGTCCAGTCCGTCAGCCAGCCGCCGAGCAGCGGCCCGACGGCGGTGAGCGCCCCCGACAGTCCGAAGAAGAGCGCCAGCGCACGTCCGCGCCGCTCGACCGGGAAGACGGAGATGACGACGGCGAGAGCCGCGGGGAACAGGAGCGCCGCGCCGAACCCCTGGGTGGCGCGGAAGACGATGAGCCACTCCTGGGCGAAATCGCCGGTGGGCACGCATCCGCAGAGCACCGAGGAGACGACGAAGACGAGCGTGCCGGTCAGCATCACCCGGCGGTGCCCCATGATGTCGGCGAGGCGCCCGCCGAGTGCGAAGAAGGCGGCAAGGGAGAGCAGGTAGGCGTTGACGACCCATTGCATCCCCGAGGCCGAGAGACCGAGTTCGTCGATGATGCTCGGCGCGGCGATGGCGACGATGGTCTGGTCGATGAAGGTCATCGACACGGCGAACAGCATCGCCGCGAGAGCGAGGGTCTGACTGGCCGTGCCCTGTCCGTCCCGGGCCCCGGCGGGGTCCTGGCCGGGGCCCGGAGGGCCTCTGTGCTTGCGCATGATCCGAGTCTGGGCCGCACGTGGGCCGGGCGCACATCGGGGCGGGCCGCCCGGTGCGGCGGCGGCCGTGGTTCAGTCCTTCCTGACGAGCAGTCCGGCCGCGAGGAGTCCGGCGTGGCCCATGTCCGCGTCGGTGTACTCGCCGCCCAGCAGATGGGCGACGAACGCGTCCTGCTCCAGGGTGAACGGCTCGACGAACTCCTCGGCGTCGGGTGTGGGTTCGGAGACCTTCCGGCAGCCGCGCGCCAGCACCCCGTACCGCACGTGGGTCGCGTAGGACGCCAGGTACGTCCTCAGGAAGATCTCCAGCGTCCCCGCCCGGTATCCGCTCTCCTCGAGCAGTTCGCGCGCCGCCGCGTCCAGCACCTCCTCACCGGGCTCGACCATGCCGCCCGGGAGCTCCGCCAGGACCTTGCCGGGCCCGGGACGGAACTGGCGTACGAGAACGCCCCGCCCGTCCTCCGTGAAGGCGACGAGGGCGACCGTGGGCGAGCCGTGGAGGATGTCCCACCGGGAGTCCTTGCCGTCGGGCTGGACGTAGGTACGGCAGCTCACCGTCAGGTAGCCGGCCGGCTCGGGGCGCTCGCTCTTCAGCGCCCATGTCAATGCGTCAGGGCTCTTCGTCACGCACGGGATCATGTCCATCCCACAGCGGGACAAACGGGTCGGATGCCCCGGCCGGACCCCTCACCCCGGAGCGGCGGCCGGGGCGGGCCGGTGCGGCGGGGGTTCGCGTCCGGCGTGGGCGCGGTGCAGGGCGAGGAGCGCCTGGTCGTCCTTGGGCCGGCCGCCGATGTGCCGCCTGACGTCCTGGATGAGCGCGTCGAGGATCTGTCCGGGCGCGAGGTGGCCGCCGGAGCGCGTGCGGCGGCCGAGGGCGAGGGGCAGACGGGCGACGGGATCGTAGAAGCTTCCGGCGGCGTCCCGGGACTCGGTGATTCCGTCGGTGTAGCAGAGCAGGGTGGAACCGGCCGGGAAGGCATGGCTGTCCACCGGGGCGGACCAGACGCCGAGGTCGCTCATGCCGAGCGGCGGCGCCTCCTCGGAGGCGTCCAGAAGGGTGGCCCGCCCCCGGGCGTCCAGGAGCACGGGAGGCGGATGGCCGCGGTTGACCAGACGCAGGGTCTCCAGGTCCGTGGAGAACTCCACGATGAGCGCGGTGGTGAACCCCTCCGCCTGCTGCTGGCCTCCGCGGCGGCCGCCCTCTCGCAGGAGGGCCCGTTCCAGCCTCGTCACCAGCTGCGGGAGGTCCTCGGCCTCGTCCGCCGCGTACCGGAAGGCGCCGAGGTCGGCGCTGACGGCGCTGACCGCGCCGAGCCCCTTGCCCCGTACGTCGCCGACCATGACGCGGATGCCGAACGGGGTGCTCTGCACCACGTACAGGTCCCCTCCGATCAGGGCCTCGCTCTCGGCCGGCACGTACCGCGCGTCGATGTGCAGGTCGCCCAGACGTGACGGCGGCCTGGGCAGCACGGC is drawn from Streptomyces sp. NBC_00178 and contains these coding sequences:
- a CDS encoding MFS transporter, with the translated sequence MRKHRGPPGPGQDPAGARDGQGTASQTLALAAMLFAVSMTFIDQTIVAIAAPSIIDELGLSASGMQWVVNAYLLSLAAFFALGGRLADIMGHRRVMLTGTLVFVVSSVLCGCVPTGDFAQEWLIVFRATQGFGAALLFPAALAVVISVFPVERRGRALALFFGLSGALTAVGPLLGGWLTDWTWRAIFWVNVPVAVVALVLAALARIPEERRRERLDVPGAVLVAVGMGLSVLGFQQASAWGWSSAATWACIVGGLAVLAVFCRYELGVAEPLITLRVFRDRAFTVDSLVLFFAMTAFVPVFFFASVYAQVSLSASPNQAALYLLYFFIGFGIASQWGGRILDRRGARPAMKLGTALGAVGFALWAGKLTDLSIHDQWPYAALAGAGIGFLLAPASTDAVNRSIGASYGEVTGITQTLRNYAASIGIAVFGTVLTHVTTDKVVETLTSKGVPDGPAREAARSVAEAVTGHADAKEPGGDGRIAALMRDSMDAVRMDFAEANQWVFNGMAIALAIAFLCSLWHPGTRVTADTATDTPAAPDPDPKPREPEAG
- a CDS encoding NUDIX hydrolase, encoding MTKSPDALTWALKSERPEPAGYLTVSCRTYVQPDGKDSRWDILHGSPTVALVAFTEDGRGVLVRQFRPGPGKVLAELPGGMVEPGEEVLDAAARELLEESGYRAGTLEIFLRTYLASYATHVRYGVLARGCRKVSEPTPDAEEFVEPFTLEQDAFVAHLLGGEYTDADMGHAGLLAAGLLVRKD
- a CDS encoding PP2C family protein-serine/threonine phosphatase, coding for MPHPPRTQWIPVGLIVLAVVIDLVTPHDVTSAPLLIAAPVAAAPLFGVRGIIGTGVTAMIVHAFLARLDGTFGWRAGLANQITLAAVTALAVLIHRTLRTQDARARRAQHVAAVAQHAVLPRPPSRLGDLHIDARYVPAESEALIGGDLYVVQSTPFGIRVMVGDVRGKGLGAVSAVSADLGAFRYAADEAEDLPQLVTRLERALLREGGRRGGQQQAEGFTTALIVEFSTDLETLRLVNRGHPPPVLLDARGRATLLDASEEAPPLGMSDLGVWSAPVDSHAFPAGSTLLCYTDGITESRDAAGSFYDPVARLPLALGRRTRSGGHLAPGQILDALIQDVRRHIGGRPKDDQALLALHRAHAGREPPPHRPAPAAAPG